The following proteins are encoded in a genomic region of Stutzerimonas balearica DSM 6083:
- the fliS gene encoding flagellar export chaperone FliS, translating into MNAMAAMRQYQQVGVKAQVTEADPHRLIQMLMQGGLDRIAQARGAMLRQAYAEKGVLIGKAINIVGGLRDVLDKEAGGELAENLERLYEYMTMRLFEASRHNDVGKLDEVASLLSEVKNGWDAIGPNA; encoded by the coding sequence ATGAATGCTATGGCAGCAATGCGGCAATATCAGCAGGTCGGCGTAAAAGCGCAGGTTACCGAGGCCGACCCGCATCGTCTGATCCAGATGCTGATGCAGGGCGGGCTCGACCGAATTGCCCAGGCTCGTGGCGCGATGCTGCGCCAAGCGTATGCGGAGAAAGGTGTGCTGATTGGTAAGGCAATCAACATCGTTGGCGGGTTGCGTGACGTGCTGGACAAGGAGGCCGGGGGTGAGCTGGCTGAGAATCTCGAACGTCTTTACGAATATATGACGATGCGCCTGTTCGAGGCCAGTCGCCATAATGACGTTGGCAAGCTCGACGAAGTGGCATCGTTGCTGTCAGAGGTCAAGAACGGTTGGGACGCCATCGGGCCCAACGCCTAA
- a CDS encoding flagellar protein FlaG codes for MPSPRQEAGFSLLQGEGGFGKAPQNVDVNEAVERIRTQVQTLQRDLNFSVDDSTGQVVVQVLDGDSGKVVRQIPSEDILRLAERLDEMRSLLFEAKA; via the coding sequence ATGCCCAGCCCCCGTCAGGAGGCTGGGTTTTCGTTGTTGCAGGGTGAAGGTGGTTTTGGCAAGGCGCCACAGAACGTAGATGTAAACGAAGCAGTAGAGCGAATTCGCACGCAGGTGCAGACTTTGCAGCGCGATTTGAACTTCAGTGTGGATGACTCCACCGGTCAAGTAGTGGTGCAGGTGCTGGATGGTGACTCGGGCAAGGTAGTGCGGCAGATTCCGTCGGAGGATATTCTGCGCTTGGCCGAGCGCCTGGATGAAATGCGCAGCCTATTGTTCGAGGCTAAGGCTTAG
- a CDS encoding YkgJ family cysteine cluster protein has protein sequence MECRSGCGACCIAPSISSPIPGMPQGKPAGVRCAQLSAQFRCLIFGDAERPAVCSAFQAEPAICGQDREDAVRILGWLEQATA, from the coding sequence ATGGAGTGTCGTTCCGGATGCGGGGCATGTTGCATCGCTCCTTCCATCAGTTCGCCTATACCTGGCATGCCACAAGGCAAACCCGCAGGGGTGCGCTGTGCTCAGCTTTCGGCGCAGTTCCGCTGCCTGATTTTCGGCGATGCTGAAAGGCCGGCGGTGTGCTCGGCTTTCCAGGCCGAGCCGGCAATTTGCGGTCAGGACCGCGAAGATGCTGTGCGGATTCTTGGTTGGCTTGAACAAGCCACGGCCTGA
- a CDS encoding pyrimidine/purine nucleoside phosphorylase codes for MFKVNEYFDGTVKSIAFDMVEGPATVGVMAPGEYEFGTSQLEVMHVIAGSLDVKLPDAEDYRTFAAGTQFTVPANSKFQLKVAVDTAYLCEYR; via the coding sequence ATGTTCAAGGTTAACGAGTACTTCGATGGCACCGTCAAATCCATCGCGTTCGATATGGTCGAAGGCCCTGCCACGGTTGGCGTAATGGCACCAGGTGAGTACGAATTCGGTACGAGCCAACTGGAAGTCATGCACGTTATTGCCGGCAGCCTGGATGTGAAGCTGCCCGATGCCGAGGATTATCGGACATTTGCTGCTGGAACTCAGTTTACAGTTCCCGCCAATAGCAAGTTCCAGCTAAAGGTCGCCGTAGATACTGCGTATCTCTGCGAGTATCGCTAA
- the sdhD gene encoding succinate dehydrogenase, hydrophobic membrane anchor protein translates to MVTNVTNFSRSGLYDWMAQRVSAVVLAAYFLFLLGYLIANPGLEFAQWRELFSANWMRIFSLLALVSLSVHAWVGMWTISTDYLTNMAIGKWATGVRFLFQAVCGIAMFTFFVWGVQILWGI, encoded by the coding sequence ATGGTAACCAACGTCACCAACTTCTCGCGTTCAGGTCTGTATGACTGGATGGCGCAGCGTGTGTCGGCAGTCGTGCTGGCGGCTTATTTCCTGTTTCTTCTCGGATACCTGATTGCCAACCCAGGGTTGGAATTCGCTCAGTGGCGCGAGCTTTTTTCGGCCAACTGGATGCGCATCTTCAGTCTGCTGGCGCTGGTTTCGCTTAGCGTGCATGCATGGGTCGGTATGTGGACGATTTCCACTGACTACCTGACCAACATGGCGATCGGTAAGTGGGCTACCGGCGTGCGTTTCCTGTTCCAGGCGGTGTGTGGCATTGCCATGTTCACCTTCTTCGTCTGGGGCGTACAGATTCTGTGGGGTATCTGA
- the gltA gene encoding citrate synthase, which yields MADKKAQLIIEGAAPVELPVYSGTVGPDVIDVRSLGTSTGHFTFDPGFMSTASCESKITYIDGDQGILLHRGYPIEQLAEKSDYLETCYLLLNGELPTVEQKAKFVDTIKNHTIVHEQLKTFLNGFRRDAHPMAVMCGIVGALSAFYHDSLDINNPQHREISAHRLIAKMPTIAAMVYKYSMGQPLMYPRNDLNYAENFLHMMFNTPAEVKPISPVLAKAMDRIFILHADHEQNASTSTVRLAGSTGANPFACIAAGIAALWGPAHGGANEAVLTMLDEIGDVSNIEKFLAKAKDKNDPFKLMGFGHRVYKNFDPRAKVMKQTCDEVLGELGINDPQLELAMKLEEIALSDPYFAERNLYPNVDFYSGIILKAIGIPTSMFTVIFAMSRTVGWISHWKEMIASGQKIGRPRQLYTGPAKRDLPR from the coding sequence ATGGCTGACAAGAAAGCGCAGTTGATCATCGAGGGCGCCGCCCCCGTCGAACTGCCCGTTTATTCCGGTACCGTAGGGCCTGACGTTATAGATGTACGAAGCCTGGGGACCTCCACGGGTCACTTCACCTTCGATCCGGGCTTCATGTCCACCGCCTCTTGCGAATCCAAGATCACCTACATCGACGGTGACCAGGGCATCCTGCTGCATCGTGGCTATCCGATCGAGCAGCTGGCCGAGAAATCCGACTACCTGGAAACCTGCTACCTGCTGCTCAATGGCGAGCTGCCCACCGTCGAGCAGAAAGCCAAGTTCGTCGACACCATCAAGAACCACACCATCGTTCACGAGCAGCTAAAGACGTTCCTCAACGGCTTCCGCCGCGATGCTCATCCGATGGCTGTCATGTGCGGCATCGTGGGTGCACTTTCCGCCTTCTACCACGACTCGCTGGATATCAATAATCCGCAGCATCGTGAAATCTCCGCGCATCGACTGATCGCGAAGATGCCGACCATCGCCGCGATGGTCTACAAGTACTCCATGGGTCAGCCGCTGATGTATCCGCGCAACGACCTGAACTATGCAGAAAACTTCCTGCACATGATGTTCAACACCCCGGCCGAGGTTAAGCCGATCAGCCCGGTGTTGGCCAAGGCGATGGATCGGATCTTCATCCTCCACGCTGACCATGAGCAGAATGCATCTACTTCGACTGTCCGCCTGGCGGGCTCGACCGGCGCCAACCCGTTCGCCTGTATCGCCGCCGGCATCGCCGCGCTGTGGGGCCCGGCTCACGGCGGCGCCAACGAAGCCGTACTCACCATGCTGGACGAGATCGGCGACGTGTCCAACATCGAGAAGTTCCTGGCCAAGGCCAAGGACAAGAACGATCCGTTCAAGCTGATGGGCTTCGGTCACCGCGTGTACAAGAACTTCGACCCGCGCGCCAAGGTCATGAAGCAGACCTGCGATGAGGTTCTGGGCGAGCTGGGCATCAACGATCCGCAGCTCGAACTCGCGATGAAGCTGGAAGAGATCGCCCTGAGCGACCCCTACTTCGCCGAGCGCAACCTGTACCCGAACGTGGACTTCTACTCGGGCATCATCCTCAAGGCCATCGGCATTCCTACCAGCATGTTCACGGTCATCTTCGCGATGTCGCGGACTGTCGGCTGGATTTCCCACTGGAAGGAAATGATCGCTTCGGGCCAGAAGATTGGCCGCCCGCGTCAGCTCTACACCGGCCCCGCCAAGCGCGATCTGCCGCGCTAA
- a CDS encoding flagellin: MALTVNTNIASLNTQRNLSNSSNALQTSMQRLSTGSRINSAKDDAAGLQIANRLTSQISGLGVAVKNANDGISMAQTAEGAMQQSTNILQRMRDLSLQAANGSNDSADRGALQKEVAQLQQEMDRIAETTVFGGRKLLNGTFSGVQFQVGSNANETIGFSIGSARAEDLGRVNALSFAGLDSSNVASGSTGGIATQDLTFKVDNRESTVSLTAGASARDVADAVNAEVDGVTAKATTVAQVGFADIAGGTDGADPADDVEVSMSFKINGITLSNIGNADGMTGAEQAEALQKAIQSESRLSDLQVSIDGTDPTKLNITDSTGKNISVELAGQTGVAAVTLDSMQSDAAGVLTGTGAAQDLITAGDEAGVVTGHVSFTATAGAVSVKSSVNANNGLGTLGTTEVVGTLTDSGKRVSTIDISTVDGAQSAIDVIDAALASIDDTRANMGAVQNRFENTISNLQNISENVSAARGRIQDTDFAAETANLSKNQILQQAGTAILAQAKQLPQAVLSLLQ, from the coding sequence ATGGCTCTTACTGTCAATACCAACATTGCTTCGCTGAACACCCAGCGTAATCTCAGCAACTCGTCCAATGCGTTGCAGACCTCCATGCAACGCTTGTCTACCGGTAGTCGTATCAATAGTGCGAAGGATGATGCTGCGGGTCTGCAAATCGCCAACCGCCTGACTAGCCAAATAAGCGGCTTGGGTGTGGCGGTTAAGAACGCTAACGATGGCATCTCCATGGCTCAGACTGCCGAAGGTGCGATGCAGCAAAGCACGAACATCCTTCAGCGGATGCGGGATCTCTCGCTTCAAGCAGCCAACGGTTCCAACGATAGTGCTGATCGTGGAGCCCTGCAGAAAGAAGTTGCGCAATTGCAACAAGAAATGGATCGGATTGCTGAAACTACCGTATTCGGCGGCCGCAAGTTGCTTAACGGAACCTTTAGCGGGGTTCAGTTCCAAGTGGGGTCAAATGCGAATGAAACCATTGGTTTCAGCATTGGGTCAGCGCGGGCTGAGGATCTTGGTAGGGTTAACGCTCTTTCGTTTGCTGGACTGGACTCTAGTAATGTCGCGAGTGGCAGCACTGGCGGAATCGCTACGCAAGATCTTACATTCAAAGTCGATAATCGCGAGAGCACGGTATCCTTAACAGCTGGCGCAAGCGCCCGTGATGTTGCTGATGCAGTCAATGCTGAGGTAGACGGTGTAACAGCCAAAGCGACTACTGTAGCTCAAGTTGGATTCGCAGATATTGCGGGAGGTACAGACGGAGCCGATCCAGCTGACGACGTTGAAGTCTCGATGAGCTTCAAAATTAACGGCATAACGTTGTCCAATATCGGCAATGCTGATGGTATGACCGGCGCGGAGCAAGCTGAAGCGCTACAAAAAGCCATTCAGTCTGAATCTAGATTGTCTGATTTGCAGGTTTCTATCGATGGAACTGATCCTACAAAACTTAATATCACTGACAGTACAGGTAAAAATATTTCAGTTGAGCTTGCTGGCCAAACAGGGGTAGCAGCAGTAACCCTGGATTCGATGCAATCGGATGCGGCTGGTGTGTTGACCGGCACTGGCGCGGCTCAAGATTTGATTACTGCTGGTGATGAGGCTGGCGTGGTAACGGGGCACGTATCATTTACGGCGACAGCTGGTGCTGTAAGTGTAAAAAGCAGCGTTAACGCTAATAATGGATTGGGTACTTTGGGGACCACCGAAGTCGTTGGGACGCTGACTGACTCTGGAAAGCGGGTCTCTACGATTGATATCTCGACAGTAGATGGCGCGCAGTCTGCTATTGATGTTATCGACGCAGCGCTGGCTTCGATTGATGACACCCGAGCAAATATGGGTGCGGTACAGAATCGCTTCGAAAACACTATTTCAAATCTGCAAAACATCAGCGAAAACGTTTCTGCAGCCCGTGGCCGTATTCAGGATACCGACTTTGCCGCCGAAACCGCGAATCTGAGCAAGAACCAGATTCTGCAACAGGCTGGTACTGCGATCCTGGCCCAGGCCAAGCAGCTGCCGCAGGCCGTTCTCAGCCTCCTGCAGTAA
- a CDS encoding START domain-containing protein, translating to MLPLLSVQAAEGWELAKEEDGVKVYLQTVPGSKYKAYRGVAMMDTDVATLKKLQEDVGGACAWIHECKEQKLLKQEGSTAVTYTRFNTPWPVTPRDSVVQVTESKLKNGGLRRDLKGLPQYLPEEDGYVRVSEVEGFWEMNPQPGGEVEVVYQVHTEPGGSVPSWLANKFVVEAPLNTLRNLRERAEKR from the coding sequence ATGTTGCCGCTGCTTTCCGTGCAGGCCGCCGAAGGCTGGGAGCTGGCCAAGGAGGAGGATGGCGTCAAGGTCTATTTGCAGACGGTCCCGGGTTCGAAGTACAAGGCTTATCGCGGCGTCGCGATGATGGATACGGATGTCGCAACACTCAAGAAGCTCCAGGAAGACGTCGGCGGCGCCTGTGCGTGGATCCACGAGTGCAAGGAGCAGAAGCTGCTCAAACAGGAGGGAAGCACAGCGGTAACCTATACCCGTTTCAATACCCCCTGGCCAGTCACTCCGCGTGACTCCGTGGTTCAGGTAACGGAAAGCAAGCTCAAGAACGGCGGGCTGCGCCGTGATCTGAAGGGGCTTCCCCAGTACCTTCCGGAAGAGGATGGCTATGTTCGTGTGAGCGAAGTGGAGGGCTTCTGGGAGATGAATCCGCAACCCGGCGGTGAAGTCGAGGTGGTCTATCAGGTGCACACCGAGCCGGGTGGTAGCGTGCCGTCCTGGCTGGCCAACAAGTTCGTGGTCGAGGCGCCTTTGAACACCTTGCGTAACCTGCGCGAGCGCGCCGAAAAGCGTTGA
- the sdhC gene encoding succinate dehydrogenase, cytochrome b556 subunit: MKSQRPVNLDLRTIKLPITAYTSILHRVSGVILFIGIALMLFALDASLSSPEGFDEVRGYLSSPLAKLIVWALLSALLYHLVAGIRHLVMDTGHGETLEGGKLGSKIVIIVSAVLIVLAGVWIW; this comes from the coding sequence GTGAAAAGCCAACGACCTGTAAACCTAGATCTTAGGACAATAAAACTCCCAATCACTGCTTACACGTCGATTCTCCACCGTGTATCCGGTGTCATCCTGTTCATCGGTATCGCGCTCATGCTGTTCGCGCTCGATGCATCGCTGTCTTCGCCAGAAGGCTTCGATGAGGTGCGAGGCTACCTGAGCAGCCCATTGGCCAAGCTGATTGTCTGGGCGCTGCTTTCGGCGCTTCTCTATCACTTGGTCGCTGGCATTCGCCACCTGGTGATGGATACGGGTCACGGTGAGACGCTCGAGGGCGGCAAGCTGGGCTCGAAGATCGTCATCATCGTTTCTGCGGTACTGATCGTTTTGGCGGGAGTGTGGATATGGTAA
- the fliD gene encoding flagellar filament capping protein FliD has product MAGVTGIGSGIDIDSIVASMVAAERAPKESQLATLEKKTTTQITAIGALKGAISDFQAALGALNKPNLFQARSATSSKSDLVGVTAATTAGAGSYQLEVKSLASSSKVALQPFTNTAEAPATFGGGTLTFKVGDESLSVTVDDANNTLVGIRDAVNASGKEVGLTATIVTDDAGARLVLSSASTGTGEDITVEGKTTNAGMGSLSLEALKFDGSIVEPKLSDFENDPQGYESAMALYREGPMTLSKAQSAQISVDGLLITSKTNKVDSAIEGVTLDLKAKTAANEPLTITVAEDKVGVKKQIQSFVDSYNKLIGVINAQTKVTAVGDDKAPLTGALVGDATARTLLNTIRNELVNVQSDGAIRALTDIGITTQKDGTLAIDSTKLDKAMANNFAELPALFTGEQGLATRLDNKLKPYTETGGILEQRNKAMTETISKIDDQKEDLTRRIASLQERLYKQFNAMDTLVGQLTNTSNSLLASLENLPWAASNSKK; this is encoded by the coding sequence ATGGCGGGCGTAACAGGCATCGGTTCCGGAATCGATATCGACAGTATCGTTGCGAGTATGGTCGCTGCTGAGCGTGCTCCGAAGGAAAGCCAGCTTGCAACCCTCGAGAAAAAGACCACCACGCAAATCACAGCGATTGGCGCCCTTAAAGGCGCAATAAGTGACTTCCAGGCCGCGCTGGGTGCTTTGAACAAGCCAAACCTGTTCCAGGCGCGCTCGGCTACGTCCAGTAAGTCCGATCTGGTAGGTGTTACGGCGGCAACTACTGCGGGAGCTGGCAGCTATCAGCTGGAGGTCAAGTCCCTGGCGAGTAGCAGCAAGGTGGCATTGCAGCCGTTCACCAATACTGCCGAGGCGCCCGCTACCTTTGGCGGTGGCACGCTGACGTTCAAGGTGGGCGACGAGAGCCTTTCGGTCACCGTGGACGACGCCAATAACACGCTGGTGGGCATCCGCGATGCAGTCAATGCGAGTGGCAAGGAAGTTGGGCTCACTGCCACCATCGTTACAGATGATGCGGGTGCGCGACTGGTGCTCAGCAGTGCCAGTACCGGGACAGGTGAAGATATAACGGTCGAAGGCAAAACAACGAATGCCGGGATGGGAAGCCTCTCGCTTGAAGCTTTGAAATTTGATGGCTCGATCGTCGAACCAAAGCTGAGCGATTTTGAAAACGATCCGCAAGGATATGAGTCGGCAATGGCCCTATACCGGGAAGGCCCCATGACCCTTTCCAAGGCGCAAAGCGCGCAGATTTCTGTTGATGGTCTGTTGATCACCAGTAAGACAAACAAAGTAGACAGCGCTATCGAGGGCGTCACGCTCGACCTCAAGGCCAAAACGGCCGCCAACGAGCCCTTGACCATCACAGTGGCGGAAGACAAGGTTGGGGTCAAAAAGCAGATTCAGTCCTTTGTCGACAGCTACAACAAGCTGATCGGTGTGATCAATGCGCAGACGAAGGTCACAGCGGTTGGTGATGACAAGGCGCCGCTAACGGGGGCCTTGGTTGGCGATGCCACAGCGCGCACCTTGCTTAACACGATTCGCAACGAGCTGGTTAATGTGCAGAGTGATGGCGCCATACGCGCGCTGACGGACATCGGCATCACCACACAGAAGGACGGTACGCTGGCCATCGATAGCACCAAGCTGGACAAGGCGATGGCTAACAACTTCGCGGAACTGCCGGCGCTGTTTACTGGAGAGCAGGGGCTTGCCACACGACTGGATAACAAGCTCAAGCCTTACACCGAAACCGGGGGGATTCTCGAGCAGCGCAACAAGGCTATGACCGAGACGATCTCCAAGATCGATGACCAGAAGGAAGACCTGACGCGCCGCATCGCTTCGCTACAGGAGCGGTTGTACAAGCAGTTCAACGCCATGGACACCCTGGTCGGCCAGTTAACCAATACTTCCAACAGCCTTCTGGCTTCGTTGGAAAATCTGCCTTGGGCCGCGAGCAATTCGAAAAAATGA